In Triticum urartu cultivar G1812 chromosome 6, Tu2.1, whole genome shotgun sequence, the following proteins share a genomic window:
- the LOC125512437 gene encoding LOW QUALITY PROTEIN: rhamnogalacturonate lyase B-like (The sequence of the model RefSeq protein was modified relative to this genomic sequence to represent the inferred CDS: deleted 1 base in 1 codon), which translates to MLTTARLILLAVAVSLMLQLATVSAAPSSGSRGGVTLRVDGRHVVVDNGLVQVTLSRPGGHITGVRYGGDRTNLLHSTRSRNTGGYWDMVWNIPGSDQRGLLNSLDGSEFRVVTQSDDQVELSFRSTYSPGRRSRVRLNFDKRLVMLKGSSGFYSYAILEHGADTPAIDISLARLAFKLNTERFNYMAVSDDVQRYMPRAADRESPRSSPLAYKEAVLLVDPSEPQFKGEVDDKYQYTLDTKDNKVHGSEFKSGGPLKRDLTSHVGPTCMSVFHGTHYVGDDIVARIGDGEQWKKVMGPVFVYLNSNSEKGDPRALWEDAKATAQAEAKKWPYSFPESPDFHKAGERGSVTGRLLVRDKYVSRDNMPARAAYVGLAAPGQPGSWATQSKGYQFWTTASNTSGEFTIDNVRAGEYNLYAWVPGVLGDYLNTTRVTVTPSGAINLGDLLYEAPRSGPTLWEIGVPDRSAAEMFVPDPEAKYLNKLFQNKDRYRQYGLWERYAQLYPTDDLVYTVGESHHSKDWYFAHVTRKVGDDIVPTTRQVRFHLGRVVPGGTYTLRVALAAAHAARLQVQVNGATRRVGVFGTPAFGDGNAIARHGDHGTQWSFEFPISGRLLREGDNTIHLTQTRANSIFLGVMYDYIRFEGPPVCNGPMAPQSSRLLSYDNSQRSATKLPQMSGPHCHDTLDHPTSCTNYRQHGPESKINAVVPLRCLGLVGPPPLHSGIGPYLFMPSFHPGPAAA; encoded by the exons ATGTTAACGACGGCGCGCTTGATCCTGCTCGCCGTCGCCGTGTCGTTGATGCTGCAGCTCGCCACCGTGTCGGCGGCGCCATCGTCGGGATCCCGCGGCGGCGTTACGCTGCGCGTGGATGGTAGACAT GTGGTGGTGGACAACGGCCTGGTGCAGGTGACGCTGTCGAGGCCCGGGGGCCACATCACCGGCGTCCGCTACGGCGGGGATCGGACGAACCTCCTGCACTCCACCAGAAGCAGAAACACTGGCGG GTACTGGGATATGGTGTGGAACATCCCCGGCTCCGACCAACGAGGCCTGCTCAACTC GCTGGATGGTTCGGAGTTCAGGGTGGTAACGCAGAGCGACGACCAGGTGGAGCTGTCGTTCCGGAGCACGTACAGCCCGGGACGTCGGAGCCGCGTCCGGCTCAACTTCGACAAGAGGCTGGTGATGCTCAAGGGCAGCTCCGGGTTCTACAGCTACGCCATCCTGGAGCACGGCGCCGACACGCCGGCCATCGACATCAGCCTGGCGCGGCTCGCCTTCAAGCTCAACACGGAGAGATTCAACTACATGGCCGTCTCGGACGACGTACAGCGGTACATGCCGCGGGCGGCCGACCGGGAGTCGCCCCGTAGCTCCCCGCTGGCGTACAAGGAGGCGGTGCTGCTGGTCGACCCGTCGGAGCCGCAGTTCAAGGGGGAGGTGGACGACAAGTACCAGTACACGCTGGACACCAAGGACAACAAGGTGCACGG CAGCGAGTTCAAGAGCGGCGGGCCGCTCAAGCGCGACCTCACCTCGCACGTCGGACCGACCTGCATGAGCGTGTTCCATGGAACGCACTACGTCGGGGACGACATCGTGGCGCGCATCGGGGACGGCGAGCAGTGGAAGAAGGTCATGGGCCCCGTGTTCGTCTACCTCAACTCAAACTCGGAGAAGGGAGACCCGCGGGCGCTCTGGGAGGACGCCAAGGCGACGGCCCAGGCTGAGGCGAAGAAGTGGCCCTACAGCTTCCCGGAGTCGCCGGACTTCCACAAGGCCGGCGAGAGAGGCTCCGTCACCGGCCGATTGCTCGTAAGGGACAAGTACGTGAGCAGGGATAACATGCCTGCTCGGGCAGCTTACGTAGGCCTGGCCGCGCCCGGGCAGCCTGGCTCATGGGCGACGCAGAGCAAGGGCTACCAGTTCTGGACGACGGCGTCGAACACTTCCGGGGAGTTCACCATTGACAACGTCCGGGCGGGGGAGTACAACCTCTACGCGTGGGTTCCTGGGGTTCTCGGCGATTACTTGAACACCACCCGCGTCACCGTAACACCCA GCGGTGCAATCAACCTCGGCGATCTTTTGTACGAGGCTCCGAGATCAGGGCCGACACTGTGGGAGATCGGCGTTCCTGACCGGAGCGCGGCGGAGATGTTTGTCCCTGACCCCGAGGCGAAGTACCTCAACAAGCTCTTCCAGAACAAAGACAGGTACAGGCAGTACGGGCTGTGGGAAAGGTACGCCCAACTGTACCCGACGGACGATCTCGTCTACACCGTCGGCGAAAGCCACCACTCCAAGGACTGGTACTTCGCACATGTCACAAG AAAGGTCGGCGACGACATCGTGCCGACGACGCGGCAGGTCCGGTTCCACCTGGGCCGCGTCGTGCCCGGCGGCACGTACACCTTGCGCGTGGCCCTCGCGGCCGCTCACGCGGCGAGGCTGCAGGTCCAGGTGAACGGGGCGACGAGGCGTGTGGGGGTCTTCGGGACGCCGGCGTTCGGCGACGGCAATGCGATCGCGAGGCACGGCGACCACGGCACGCAGTGGAGCTTCGAGTTCCCTATCAGCGGGAGACTGCTCCGGGAAGGCGACAACACCATCCACCTCACGCAGACGAGGGCCAACAGCATATTCCTAGGGGTCATGTACGACTACATACGGTTCGAAGGACCTCCTG TT TGTAATGGTCCCATGGCCCCACAATCGAGCCGCCTA CTTAGCTATGACAACTCCCAACGCAGTGCAACAAAACTTCCGCAAATGTCCGGACCACATTGTCATGACACGTTAGATCATCCAACGTCGTGCACCAATTATCGGCAGCACGGTCCGGAG TCCAAGATCAACGCTGTTGTTCCACTCCGCTGCCTAGGCCTTGTCGGACCTCCACCGCTCCACTCGGGCATCGGCCCCTACTTGTTTATGCCTTCTTTCCACCCTGGTCCAGCTGCCGCCTAG